One Aegilops tauschii subsp. strangulata cultivar AL8/78 chromosome 7, Aet v6.0, whole genome shotgun sequence genomic window carries:
- the LOC109746630 gene encoding 3-hydroxy-3-methylglutaryl-coenzyme A reductase 3, with amino-acid sequence MDVRQRQRRVAPPAVGHAGAPRVLQAGDALPLPIRHTNLIFSALFAASLAYLMRRWREKIRSSTPLHVVDLTEILSIFGLVASLIYLLSFFGIAFVQSIVSSSDEDEDFLVGPPAAPAPSQCGLLGGADAVVPEKMPEEDEEIVASVVAGKVPSYVLETRLGDCRRAAGLRREAVRRITGRQFEGLPLDGFDYASILGQCCELPVGYVQLPVGIAGPLLLDGQRFYVPMATTEGCLVASTNRGCKAIAESGGATSVVLRDAMTRAPVARFPTARRAAELKAFLEDPANFDTLSVVFNRSSRFGRLQGVQCAMAGRNLYMRFSCSTGDAMGMNMISKGVQNVLDYLQDDFPDMDVISISGNFCSDKKPAAVNWIEGRGKSVVCEAVIKEEIVKKVLKTNVQSLVELNVIKNLAGSAVAGALGGFNAHASNIVTAIFIATGQDPAQNVESSQCITMLEAVNDGKDLHISVTMPSIEVGTVGGGTQLASQSACLDLLGVKGANRESPGSNARLLATVVAGGVLAGELSLLSALAAGQLVKSHMKYNRSSRDMSKAASLSS; translated from the exons ATGGATGTGCGGCAGAGGCAGAGGAGGGTGGCGCCGCCGGCAGTGGGCCATGCGGGGGCGCCCCGGGTGCTGCAGGCGGGGGACGCGCTGCCGCTCCCGATCCGGCACACGAACCTCATCTTCTCGGCGCTCTTCGCGGCCTCGCTCGCCTACCTGATGCGGCGGTGGCGCGAGAAGATCCGCTCCTCCACGCCGCTCCACGTCGTCGACCTCACCGAGATTCTCTCCATCTTCGGCCTCGTCGCCTCGCTCATCTACCTGCTCAGCTTCTTCGGCATCGCCTTCGTCCAGTCCATCGTCTCGTCCAGCGACGAGGACGAGGATTTCCTGGTCGGCCCTCCCGCCGCGCCGGCGCCGTCGCAGTGCGGGCTTCTCGGGGGTGCCGACGCGGTGGTGCCCGAGAAAATGCCCGAGGAGGACGAGGAGATTGTGGCCTCCGTCGTCGCCGGGAAGGTGCCCTCCTACGTGCTCGAGACCAGGCTCGGCGACTGCCGGCGGGCCGCGGGGCTCCGGCGCGAGGCCGTGCGGCGGATCACGGGGAGGCAGTTCGAGGGTCTCCCGCTCGACGGCTTCGACTACGCGTCCATCCTCGGGCAGTGCTGCGAGCTGCCGGTGGGGTACGTCCAGCTCCCCGTGGGCATCGCCGGGCCGCTCCTGCTCGACGGCCAGCGGTTCTACGTGCCCATGGCGACCACCGAGGGCTGCCTCGTCGCCAGCACCAACCGCGGCTGCAAGGCCATAGCCGAGTCAGGTGGCGCCACCAGCGTTGTGCTCCGGGACGCGATGACGCGCGCCCCCGTCGCCCGCTTCCCCACCGCGCGCCGCGCCGCCGAGCTCAAGGCCTTCTTGGAGGACCCCGCCAACTTCGATACGCTGTCCGTTGTCTTCAACAG GTCGAGCAGATTTGGGAGGCTGCAGGGAGTGCAGTGCGCGATGGCCGGGAGGAACCTGTACATGAGATTCAGCTGCAGCACAGGGGATGCCATGGGGATGAACATGATCTCCAAGGGCGTGCAGAACGTGCTGGATTACCTCCAGGATGACTTCCCTGACATGGATGTCATTAGCATATCAG GTAACTTTTGTTCTGACAAGAAGCCAGCCGCTGTAAATTGGATCGAGGGGCGTGGCAAGTCTGTGGTTTGTGAAGCAGTAATCAAGGAGGAAATTGTGAAGAAGGTTCTGAAAACCAATGTGCAGTCTCTAGTAGAACTAAATGTGATCAAGAATCTTGCTGGCTCAGCTGTTGCTGGAGCTCTTGGGGGGTTCAATGCCCACGCAAGCAATATTGTAACAGCTATCTTCATAGCCACCGGCCAGGATCCTGCACAAAATGTGGAAAGTTCTCAGTGCATTACAATGTTGGAAGCTGTAAATGATGGCAAAGATCTTCACATATCTGTCACTATGCCCTCTATTGAG GTGGGCACAGTTGGTGGTGGGACTCAGTTGGCGTCACAGTCTGCATGCCTGGACCTGCTGGGCGTGAAAGGCGCCAACAGGGAATCGCCAGGATCAAACGCGAGGCTCCTGGCCACCGTGGTGGCAGGCGGGGTTCTCGCCGGGGAGCTGTCCCTCTTgtccgccctcgccgccggccaGCTCGTCAAGAGCCACATGAAGTACAACAGATCCAGCAGAGACATGTCCAAGGCCGCATCTCTAAGTTCTTGA